From the Manis pentadactyla isolate mManPen7 chromosome 7, mManPen7.hap1, whole genome shotgun sequence genome, one window contains:
- the NOD1 gene encoding nucleotide-binding oligomerization domain-containing protein 1: MDKQGSGEMEVTPSEPHSHIQLLKTSRELLVTHIHNTQCLLDNLLENDYFSAEDAEIVCACPTQPDKVRKILDLVQSKGEEVSEFFLYVLQQLADAYVDLRPWLSEIGFSPSQLIQSKAVVNTDPVSRYIQKLRHQLGLDSMFVLCYSQKEQLLLEEAYTDTIMELVGFGNESLGRLGSLACLLDHSTGVLNEQAETVFVCGDAGVGKSMLLQRLQSLWAAGQLDAGIKFFFHFRCRMFSCFKDSDVLCLQDLLFKHYCYPEQDPEEVFAFLLRFPHTALFTFDGLDELHSDFDLSSAPDTCSPWEPAHPLVLLANLLSGKLLQGTSKLLTARTGTEVPRQLLRKKVLLRGFSPSHLQAYTRRMFPDRAVQDRLLNQLEANPNLCSLCAVPLFCWIIFRCFQHFHRAFEGSLQLPNYTVTLTDIFLLVTEVHLNRVQPTSLVQRNTRSQTETFLAGLGTLHSLGQVAHGGMEKNLFVFHQEEMQASKVREGDLQLGFLRAVPELGLGGEQQSYEFLHITLQSFLTAFFLVVDAKVGTRELLRFFQEWAPDGVGAAESCYPPFLPAQCLGGRGLAGEDPFKNKDHFHFTNLFLCGLLSKAKQKLLGHLVPTTALRRKRKALWAHLFASLRSYLKNLPRVHSGGFHQVQAMPTFIWMLRCIYETQSEKVGQLAARGICADYLKLTYCNACSADCSALSFVLHHFRKQLALDLDNNNLNDYGVRELQPCFSRLTVIRLSVNQITDSGVKVLYEELTKYKILTFLGLYNNQITDVGARYIARILDECTGLTHLKLGENKITSEGGKCLALAVKNSKSIFEVGMWGNRIGDEGAKAFAEALRNHPSLTNLSLAFNGISTEGGRSLAQALQQNTSLRIFWLTKNELDDEVAESLAEMLKVNQTLKHLWLIQNQITAKGIAQLAGALQKNTGIMEICLNGNLIKPEEAKVFEDDKRIVCF; encoded by the exons GTCCGCAAAATTCTGGACCTGGTACAGAGCAAGGGTGAGGAAGTGTCCGAGTTCTTCCTCTACGTGCTCCAGCAACTTGCAGATGCCTACGTGGACCTCAGGCCTTGGCTGTCAGAGATCGGCTTTTCCCCTTCTCAGCTCATTCAGAGCAAAGCTGTTGTCAACACTGACCCAG TGAGCAGGTACATCCAGAAGCTGCGACACCAGCTGGGCCTCGATTCCATGTTCGTCCTGTGCTACTCACAGAAGGAGCAGCTGCTGCTGGAGGAGGCGTACACGGACACCATCATGGAGCTGGTCGGCTTCGGCAACGAGAGCCTGGGCAGGCTGGGCAGCCTGGCCTGCCTCCTGGACCACTCCACGGGCGTCCTGAACGAGCAGGCTGAGACCGTGTTCGTGTGCGGGGACGCGGGTGTGGGCAAATCCATGCTGCTGCAGCGGCTGCAGAGCCTCTGGGCCGCGGGCCAGCTGGACGCGGGAATCAAGTTCTTCTTCCACTTCCGCTGCCGCATGTTCAGCTGCTTCAAGGACAGCGACGTCCTGTGCCTGCAGGACCTGCTCTTCAAGCATTACTGCTACCCAGAGCAGGACCCTGAGGAGGTGTTCGCCTTCCTGCTGCGCTTCCCCCACACAGCCCTCTTCACCTTCGACGGCCTGGACGAGCTGCATTCAGACTTCGACCTGAGCAGTGCGCCCGACACCTGCTCCCCCTGGGAGCCTGCCCACCCCCTGGTCCTGTTGGCCAACTTGCTCAGTGGAAAGCTGCTCCAGGGCACCAGCAAGCTGCTCACGGCCCGCACGGGCACTGAAGTCCCACGCCAGCTCCTCCGGAAGAAGGTGCTGCTGCGGGGCTTCTCCCCCAGCCACCTGCAGGCCTACACCAGGAGGATGTTCCCTGACCGGGCTGTTCAGGACCGCCTGCTCAACCAGCTGGAAGCCAACCCCAACCTCTGTAGCCTGTGTGCCGTGCCCCTCTTCTGCTGGATCATCTTCCGGTGCTTCCAGCACTTCCACAGAGCCTTCGAGGGCTCCCTGCAGCTGCCCAACTACACAGTGACCCTGACTGACATCTTTCTGCTAGTCACCGAGGTCCACCTGAACAGGGTGCAGCCCACTAGCCTGGTGCAGCGGAACACACGGAGCCAGACAGAGACCTTCCTCGCGGGCCTGGGCACCCTGCACTCGCTGGGGCAGGTGGCCCACGGGGGCATGGAGAAGAACCTCTTTGTCTTCCACCAGGAGGAGATGCAGGCCTCCAAGGTGCGGGAAGGGGACCTGCAGCTGGGCTTCCTTCGGGCTGTGCCGGAGCTGGGCCTCGGAGGGGAGCAGCAGTCCTATGAGTTTTTGCACATCACTCTCCAGTCCTTCTTAACTGCCTTCTTCCTTGTGGTGGATGCCAAGGTGGGCACTCGGGAGCTGCTCAGGTTCTTCCAGGAGTGGGCACctgatggggtgggggcagcagagtCCTGTTACCcccccttcctccctgcccaGTGTCTCGGGGGTAGGGGCCTAGCGGGGGAAGACCCCTTCAAGAACAAGGATCACTTTCATTTCACCAACCTCTTCCTATGCGGGTTGCTGTCTAAAGCCAAACAGAAACTCCTGGGGCACCTGGTGCCCACCACGGCCCTGAGGAGAAAGCGGAAGGCCCTGTGGGCACATCTGTTTGCCAGCCTGCGGTCCTACCTGAAGAACCTGCCTCGAGTTCATTCTGGCGGCTTTCACCAGGTGCAGGCCATGCCCACCTTCATCTGGATGCTGCGTTGCATCTATGAGACACAGAGCGAGAAGGTGGGGCAGCTGGCCGCCAGGGGCATCTGCGCTGACTACCTCAAGCTGACCTACTGCAATGCCTGCTCGGCCGACTGCAGCGCCCTCTCCTTCGTCCTGCACCACTTCCGCAAGCAGCTCGCCCTCGACCTGGACAACAACAATCTCAACGACTATGGCGTGCGGGAACTGCAGCCCTGCTTCAGCCGCCTCACTGTCATCAG GCTCAGCGTGAACCAGATCACTGACAGTGGGGTGAAGGTTCTGTATGAAGAGCTGACCAAATACAAAATCCTGACATTTCTAGG CTTATACAACAACCAGATCACCGATGTTGGAGCCAGGTACATCGCCAGGATCCTGGACGAGTGCACAGGCCTCACACACCTTAA actgggagaaaacaaaataacGAGCGAAGGAGGAAAGTGCCTCGCCCTGGCTGTGAAGAACAGCAAATCAATCTTTGAAGTTGG GATGTGGGGCAACAGAATTGGTGATGAAGGAGCAAAGGCATTTGCAGAGGCTCTGAGGAACCATCCCAGCCTGACCAACCTGAG TCTCGCATTCAACGGCATTTCTACAGAAGGAGGAAGGAGTCTTGCACAGGCTCTGCAGCAGAACACGTCTCTCAGAATATTCTG GCTTACCAAAAATGAACTTGATGATGAAGTGGCAGAGAGCTTGGCAGAGATGTTGAAAGTCAACCAGACACTGAAACATTTATG GCTGATCCAGAACCAGATCACAGCTAAAGGGATTGCCCAGCTGGCGGGTGCATTACAGAAGAACACTGGCATAATGGAGATTTG